In a genomic window of Poecilia reticulata strain Guanapo linkage group LG22, Guppy_female_1.0+MT, whole genome shotgun sequence:
- the slc18b1 gene encoding MFS-type transporter SLC18B1 isoform X2, translating to MDAHVGSQQAENSFPAETTEQPTRMTRIQILTLISLASVNFSSMICYSILGPFFPNEAVKKGASQTVVGLIFGCYAVCNLIGSMVMGRYIVQIGAKFMLIAGLFVSSVCTIMFGLLDRAPAGAPFISLCFIVRSVDAVGFAGAMTSTFAMTAKIFPNNVATVLGSLEIFTGLGLILGPPVGGWFYHSFGYEVPFLLLGCLLLIMVPFNIYVLPSIEAEPSKDSFFRLLFHGEVLLICFVIGTLSAGLGFIDATLSLFAMKTFNLSSGYVGLIMIGLSLPYCLASPVIGYFTDKYPGTRIGFTVTGGVITAACFFLLGPAPFFHIKSQLWLLVLMLGLIGFSLGMTAIPTFPEIITCAHEQGFEEGLSTLGMVSGLFGAFWSTGMFYGPIVGGLITQRLNFEWAATVQGAIGLLAALLLLAYSLCKRNRQRLREDNQQSDENAPLLNG from the exons atggacgCGCATGTTGGTTCCCAGCAGGCAG AAAACTCCTTTCCAGCTGAAACAACAGAACAACCTACCAGAATGACAAGAATACAGATTCTCACTTTAATTTCGTTGGCATCCGTTAATTTTAGTTCAATGATCTGCTACTCTATATTAGGCCCCTTTTTCCCTAATGAG GCAGTAAAGAAGGGAGCCAGTCAGACTGTGGTTGGTCTAATATTTGGGTGCTATGCTGTCTGCAATTTAATAGGTTCTATGGTGATGGGAAGATAT attgTCCAGATCGGAGCAAAATTTATGCTAATCGCAGGACTTTTTGTATCGTCGGTGTGCACCATCATGTTTGG ATTACTCGATCGGGCCCCTGCGGGGGCCCCCTTCATTAGCCTGTGCTTTATAGTGAGGTCTGTCGACGCCGTGGGCTTCGCTGGTGCCATGACCTCCACTTTTGCCATGACGGCGAAAATCTTCCCAAACAATGTGGCGACTGTTTTG GGAAGCTTGGAGATTTTCACCGGGCTCGGGCTCATTCTGGGGCCTCCTGTGGGAGGCTGGTTCTACCACTCCTTTGGATACGAAGTCCCTTTTTTGCTTCTCGGATGTCTGCTTCTGATCATGGTTCCTTTCAACATTTATGTGTTGCCCTCCATTG aggcTGAACCATCCAAAGACTCGTTCTTTAGACTGCTCTTCCATGGAGAAGTCCTGCTGATTTGCTTTGTGATAGGAACGCTAAGTGCAGGGCTGGGGTTCATTGATGCCACCTTGTCGCTGTTTGCCATGAAAACG TTTAATCTCTCATCTGGCTACGTGGGACTAATAATGATCGGTTTGTCCTTGCCGTATTGTCTGGCGTCCCCTGTGATTGGTTATTTCACAGATAAATATCCT GGCACAAGGATAGGATTCACAGTGACGGGAGGAGTCATCACTGCTGCTTGTTTCTTTCTGCTCGGTCCTGCGCCGTTCTTTCACATCAAGAG TCAGTTGTGGTTGCTGGTCCTCATGCTCGGCCTGATTGGATTTTCTCTGGGCATGACTGCAATCCCCACATTCCCTGAGATCATCACATGCGCACA CGAACAAGGGTTTGAAGAGGGACTGAGCACTCTCGGAATGgtgtctggtttgtttggtgCGTTTTGGTCCACGGG GATGTTTTACGGTCCCATAGTGGGCGGCCTTATCACACAGCGCCTGAACTTTGAATGGGCGGCGACAGTCCAGGGTGCCATCGGTCTATTAGCT GCCTTACTTCTCCTGGCTTACTCTCTCTGTAAGAGAAATCGACAAAG GCTGCGAGAAGATAATCAACAATCGGATGAAAACGCTCCTCTCCTGAACGGATGA
- the slc18b1 gene encoding MFS-type transporter SLC18B1 isoform X1: protein MDAHVGSQQAAENSFPAETTEQPTRMTRIQILTLISLASVNFSSMICYSILGPFFPNEAVKKGASQTVVGLIFGCYAVCNLIGSMVMGRYIVQIGAKFMLIAGLFVSSVCTIMFGLLDRAPAGAPFISLCFIVRSVDAVGFAGAMTSTFAMTAKIFPNNVATVLGSLEIFTGLGLILGPPVGGWFYHSFGYEVPFLLLGCLLLIMVPFNIYVLPSIEAEPSKDSFFRLLFHGEVLLICFVIGTLSAGLGFIDATLSLFAMKTFNLSSGYVGLIMIGLSLPYCLASPVIGYFTDKYPGTRIGFTVTGGVITAACFFLLGPAPFFHIKSQLWLLVLMLGLIGFSLGMTAIPTFPEIITCAHEQGFEEGLSTLGMVSGLFGAFWSTGMFYGPIVGGLITQRLNFEWAATVQGAIGLLAALLLLAYSLCKRNRQRLREDNQQSDENAPLLNG, encoded by the exons atggacgCGCATGTTGGTTCCCAGCAGGCAG CAGAAAACTCCTTTCCAGCTGAAACAACAGAACAACCTACCAGAATGACAAGAATACAGATTCTCACTTTAATTTCGTTGGCATCCGTTAATTTTAGTTCAATGATCTGCTACTCTATATTAGGCCCCTTTTTCCCTAATGAG GCAGTAAAGAAGGGAGCCAGTCAGACTGTGGTTGGTCTAATATTTGGGTGCTATGCTGTCTGCAATTTAATAGGTTCTATGGTGATGGGAAGATAT attgTCCAGATCGGAGCAAAATTTATGCTAATCGCAGGACTTTTTGTATCGTCGGTGTGCACCATCATGTTTGG ATTACTCGATCGGGCCCCTGCGGGGGCCCCCTTCATTAGCCTGTGCTTTATAGTGAGGTCTGTCGACGCCGTGGGCTTCGCTGGTGCCATGACCTCCACTTTTGCCATGACGGCGAAAATCTTCCCAAACAATGTGGCGACTGTTTTG GGAAGCTTGGAGATTTTCACCGGGCTCGGGCTCATTCTGGGGCCTCCTGTGGGAGGCTGGTTCTACCACTCCTTTGGATACGAAGTCCCTTTTTTGCTTCTCGGATGTCTGCTTCTGATCATGGTTCCTTTCAACATTTATGTGTTGCCCTCCATTG aggcTGAACCATCCAAAGACTCGTTCTTTAGACTGCTCTTCCATGGAGAAGTCCTGCTGATTTGCTTTGTGATAGGAACGCTAAGTGCAGGGCTGGGGTTCATTGATGCCACCTTGTCGCTGTTTGCCATGAAAACG TTTAATCTCTCATCTGGCTACGTGGGACTAATAATGATCGGTTTGTCCTTGCCGTATTGTCTGGCGTCCCCTGTGATTGGTTATTTCACAGATAAATATCCT GGCACAAGGATAGGATTCACAGTGACGGGAGGAGTCATCACTGCTGCTTGTTTCTTTCTGCTCGGTCCTGCGCCGTTCTTTCACATCAAGAG TCAGTTGTGGTTGCTGGTCCTCATGCTCGGCCTGATTGGATTTTCTCTGGGCATGACTGCAATCCCCACATTCCCTGAGATCATCACATGCGCACA CGAACAAGGGTTTGAAGAGGGACTGAGCACTCTCGGAATGgtgtctggtttgtttggtgCGTTTTGGTCCACGGG GATGTTTTACGGTCCCATAGTGGGCGGCCTTATCACACAGCGCCTGAACTTTGAATGGGCGGCGACAGTCCAGGGTGCCATCGGTCTATTAGCT GCCTTACTTCTCCTGGCTTACTCTCTCTGTAAGAGAAATCGACAAAG GCTGCGAGAAGATAATCAACAATCGGATGAAAACGCTCCTCTCCTGAACGGATGA
- the slc18b1 gene encoding MFS-type transporter SLC18B1 isoform X4: MKQAVKKGASQTVVGLIFGCYAVCNLIGSMVMGRYIVQIGAKFMLIAGLFVSSVCTIMFGLLDRAPAGAPFISLCFIVRSVDAVGFAGAMTSTFAMTAKIFPNNVATVLGSLEIFTGLGLILGPPVGGWFYHSFGYEVPFLLLGCLLLIMVPFNIYVLPSIEAEPSKDSFFRLLFHGEVLLICFVIGTLSAGLGFIDATLSLFAMKTFNLSSGYVGLIMIGLSLPYCLASPVIGYFTDKYPGTRIGFTVTGGVITAACFFLLGPAPFFHIKSQLWLLVLMLGLIGFSLGMTAIPTFPEIITCAHEQGFEEGLSTLGMVSGLFGAFWSTGMFYGPIVGGLITQRLNFEWAATVQGAIGLLAALLLLAYSLCKRNRQRLREDNQQSDENAPLLNG, encoded by the exons atgaaacag GCAGTAAAGAAGGGAGCCAGTCAGACTGTGGTTGGTCTAATATTTGGGTGCTATGCTGTCTGCAATTTAATAGGTTCTATGGTGATGGGAAGATAT attgTCCAGATCGGAGCAAAATTTATGCTAATCGCAGGACTTTTTGTATCGTCGGTGTGCACCATCATGTTTGG ATTACTCGATCGGGCCCCTGCGGGGGCCCCCTTCATTAGCCTGTGCTTTATAGTGAGGTCTGTCGACGCCGTGGGCTTCGCTGGTGCCATGACCTCCACTTTTGCCATGACGGCGAAAATCTTCCCAAACAATGTGGCGACTGTTTTG GGAAGCTTGGAGATTTTCACCGGGCTCGGGCTCATTCTGGGGCCTCCTGTGGGAGGCTGGTTCTACCACTCCTTTGGATACGAAGTCCCTTTTTTGCTTCTCGGATGTCTGCTTCTGATCATGGTTCCTTTCAACATTTATGTGTTGCCCTCCATTG aggcTGAACCATCCAAAGACTCGTTCTTTAGACTGCTCTTCCATGGAGAAGTCCTGCTGATTTGCTTTGTGATAGGAACGCTAAGTGCAGGGCTGGGGTTCATTGATGCCACCTTGTCGCTGTTTGCCATGAAAACG TTTAATCTCTCATCTGGCTACGTGGGACTAATAATGATCGGTTTGTCCTTGCCGTATTGTCTGGCGTCCCCTGTGATTGGTTATTTCACAGATAAATATCCT GGCACAAGGATAGGATTCACAGTGACGGGAGGAGTCATCACTGCTGCTTGTTTCTTTCTGCTCGGTCCTGCGCCGTTCTTTCACATCAAGAG TCAGTTGTGGTTGCTGGTCCTCATGCTCGGCCTGATTGGATTTTCTCTGGGCATGACTGCAATCCCCACATTCCCTGAGATCATCACATGCGCACA CGAACAAGGGTTTGAAGAGGGACTGAGCACTCTCGGAATGgtgtctggtttgtttggtgCGTTTTGGTCCACGGG GATGTTTTACGGTCCCATAGTGGGCGGCCTTATCACACAGCGCCTGAACTTTGAATGGGCGGCGACAGTCCAGGGTGCCATCGGTCTATTAGCT GCCTTACTTCTCCTGGCTTACTCTCTCTGTAAGAGAAATCGACAAAG GCTGCGAGAAGATAATCAACAATCGGATGAAAACGCTCCTCTCCTGAACGGATGA
- the slc18b1 gene encoding MFS-type transporter SLC18B1 isoform X3 produces MDAHVGSQQAAENSFPAETTEQPTRMTRIQILTLISLASVNFSSMICYSILGPFFPNEAVKKGASQTVVGLIFGCYAVCNLIGSMVMGRYIVQIGAKFMLIAGLFVSSVCTIMFGLLDRAPAGAPFISLCFIVRSVDAVGFAGAMTSTFAMTAKIFPNNVATVLGSLEIFTGLGLILGPPVGGWFYHSFGYEVPFLLLGCLLLIMVPFNIYVLPSIEAEPSKDSFFRLLFHGEVLLICFVIGTLSAGLGFIDATLSLFAMKTFNLSSGYVGLIMIGLSLPYCLASPVIGYFTDKYPGTRIGFTVTGGVITAACFFLLGPAPFFHIKSQLWLLVLMLGLIGFSLGMTAIPTFPEIITCAHEQGFEEGLSTLGMVSGLFGAFWSTGMFYGPIVGGLITQRLNFEWAATVQGAIGLLAVSISHYLKGLLMSDHFVLL; encoded by the exons atggacgCGCATGTTGGTTCCCAGCAGGCAG CAGAAAACTCCTTTCCAGCTGAAACAACAGAACAACCTACCAGAATGACAAGAATACAGATTCTCACTTTAATTTCGTTGGCATCCGTTAATTTTAGTTCAATGATCTGCTACTCTATATTAGGCCCCTTTTTCCCTAATGAG GCAGTAAAGAAGGGAGCCAGTCAGACTGTGGTTGGTCTAATATTTGGGTGCTATGCTGTCTGCAATTTAATAGGTTCTATGGTGATGGGAAGATAT attgTCCAGATCGGAGCAAAATTTATGCTAATCGCAGGACTTTTTGTATCGTCGGTGTGCACCATCATGTTTGG ATTACTCGATCGGGCCCCTGCGGGGGCCCCCTTCATTAGCCTGTGCTTTATAGTGAGGTCTGTCGACGCCGTGGGCTTCGCTGGTGCCATGACCTCCACTTTTGCCATGACGGCGAAAATCTTCCCAAACAATGTGGCGACTGTTTTG GGAAGCTTGGAGATTTTCACCGGGCTCGGGCTCATTCTGGGGCCTCCTGTGGGAGGCTGGTTCTACCACTCCTTTGGATACGAAGTCCCTTTTTTGCTTCTCGGATGTCTGCTTCTGATCATGGTTCCTTTCAACATTTATGTGTTGCCCTCCATTG aggcTGAACCATCCAAAGACTCGTTCTTTAGACTGCTCTTCCATGGAGAAGTCCTGCTGATTTGCTTTGTGATAGGAACGCTAAGTGCAGGGCTGGGGTTCATTGATGCCACCTTGTCGCTGTTTGCCATGAAAACG TTTAATCTCTCATCTGGCTACGTGGGACTAATAATGATCGGTTTGTCCTTGCCGTATTGTCTGGCGTCCCCTGTGATTGGTTATTTCACAGATAAATATCCT GGCACAAGGATAGGATTCACAGTGACGGGAGGAGTCATCACTGCTGCTTGTTTCTTTCTGCTCGGTCCTGCGCCGTTCTTTCACATCAAGAG TCAGTTGTGGTTGCTGGTCCTCATGCTCGGCCTGATTGGATTTTCTCTGGGCATGACTGCAATCCCCACATTCCCTGAGATCATCACATGCGCACA CGAACAAGGGTTTGAAGAGGGACTGAGCACTCTCGGAATGgtgtctggtttgtttggtgCGTTTTGGTCCACGGG GATGTTTTACGGTCCCATAGTGGGCGGCCTTATCACACAGCGCCTGAACTTTGAATGGGCGGCGACAGTCCAGGGTGCCATCGGTCTATTAGCTGTAAGTATTAGTCATTATCTTAAAGGATTATT AATGAGTGATCATTTTGTTCTTCTGTAA